A genome region from Camelus ferus isolate YT-003-E chromosome 25, BCGSAC_Cfer_1.0, whole genome shotgun sequence includes the following:
- the RNF19A gene encoding E3 ubiquitin-protein ligase RNF19A isoform X2, protein MQEQEISFISKYNEGLCVNTDPDSILMSILDMSLHRQMGSDRDLQSSASSVSLPSVKKAPKKRRISIGSLFRRKKDNKRKSRELNGGVDGIASIESIHSEMCTDKNSIFSTNTSSDNGLTSISKQIGDFIECPLCLLRHSKDRFPEIMTCHHRSCVDCLRQYLRIEISESRVNISCPECTERFNPHDIRLILSDDVLMEKYEEFMLRRWLVADPDCRWCPAPDCGYAVIAFGCASCPKLTCGREGCGTEFCYHCKQIWHPNQTCDAARQERAQSLRLRTIRSSSISYSQESGAAADDIKPCPRCAAYIIKMNDGSCNHMTCAVCGCEFCWLCMKEISDLHYLSPSGCTFWGKKPWSRKKKILWQLGTLVGAPVGIALIAGIAIPAMIIGIPVYVGRKIHNRYEGKDVSKHKRNLAIAGGVTLSVIVSPVVAAVTVGIGVPIMLAYVYGVVPISLCRSGGCGVSAGNGKGVRIEFDDENDINVGGTNTAVDTTSVAEARHNPSIGEGSVGGLTGSLSASGSHMDRIGAIRDNLSETASTMALAGASITGSLSGSAMVNCFNREGNSMEVQVDIESKPSKFRHNSGSSSVEDGSAARSHPGGSSSGLHEGKSSATKWSKEATAGKKSKSGKLRKKGNMKINETREDMDAQLLEQQSTNSSEFEAPSLSDSMPSVADSHSSHFSEFSCSDLESMKTSCSHGSTDYHARFAAVSILPEVESDRLENSPHQRSASVLASVLAHSEVPQSNHIAEEHGDGGIKPSVDLYLGNALKETNNNHSHQTMELKVAIQTEI, encoded by the exons ATGCAAGAACAAGAAATAAGTTTTATCTCTAAATATAATGAAGGGCTGTGTGTAAACACAGACCCTGACTCAATTCTAATGAGTATTTTAGACATGAGTTTACATCGGCAAATGGGTTCAGATCGAGATCTTCAATCTTCTGCTTCATCTGTGAGCTTGCCTTCAGTCAAAAAGGCacccaaaaaaagaagaatttcaatAGGCTCTCTGTTTCGGAGGAAAAAGGATAACAAACGTAAATCAAGGGAGCTAAATGGCGGGGTGGATGGAATTGCAAGTATTGAAAGTATACATTCTGAAATGTGTACTGATAAGAACTCCATTTTCTCTACAAATACCTCCTCTGACAATGGATTAACTTCCATCAGCAAACAAATTGGAGACTTTATTGAGTGCCCCTTGTGCCTTTTGCGGCATTCTAAAGACAGATTTCCTGAGATAATGACTTGTCATCATAGATCTTGTGTGGATTGCTTACGACAATATCTAAGGATAGAAATTTCTGAAAGTAGAGTTAATATCAGTTGCCCAGAATGTACTGAACGATTTAATCCCCATGATATTCGCTTGATATTAAGTGATGATGTCTTGatggaaaaatatgaagaatTTATGCTAAGACGGTGGCTCGTTGCAGATCCTGATTGTAGGTGGTGTCCAGCTCCAGACTGTGG GTATGCTGTGATAGCATTTGGATGTGCTAGCTGTCCAAAATTAACTTGTGGGCGAGAAGGCTGTGGAACAGAGTTTTGCTACCATTGTAAACAGATTTGGCACCCCAATCAGACCTGTGATGCTGCTCGACAGGAGAGAGCCCAGAGTTTACGTCTGAGAACTATACGTTCTTCCTCTATCAGTTATAGTCAAGAGTCTGGAGCAGCAG CTGATGATATAAAGCCATGTCCACGATGTGCTGCTTACATAATAAAGATGAATGATGGGAGCTGTAATCACATGACATGTGCTGTCTGTGGTTGTGAGTTTTGTTGGTTGTGTATGAAAGAGATCTCAGATTTACATTACCTAAG tcCATCGGGATGTACTTTTTGGGGGAAGAAACCCTGGAGCCgaaagaagaaaatactgtgGCAGCTGGGAACACTTGTTGGTGCTCCTGTAGGAATTGCTTTAATAGCTGGCATTGCTATCCCTGCAATGATTATTGGCATTCCTGTGTATGTGGGCCGTAAG attcaCAATCGATATGAAGGCAAGGATGTTTCAAAACACAAGCGGAATCTGGCCATAGCAGGTGGTGTAACATTGTCTGTAATTGTATCTCCAGTTGTAGCTGCAGTAACTGTAG gGATTGGTGTTCCTATTATGTTAGCTTACGTCTACGGCGTTGTTCCAATTTCTCTCTGCCGAAGTGGAGGTTGTGGAGTCTCAGCAGGGAATGGAAAAGGAGTCAGGATTGAatttgatgatgaaaatgatataaatgtTGGTGGAACTAACACGGCTGTAG ACACAACTTCAGTAGCAGAAGCAAGACACAACCCTAGCATAGGGGAGGGAAGTGTTGGTGGTCTGACTGGCAGTTTGAGTGCAAGCGGCAGCCACATGGATCGAATAGGAGCCATCCGGGACAACCTGAGTGAGACGGCCAGCACCATGGCACTGGCTGGAGCCAGTATAACGGGGAGTCTGTCAGGAAGTGCCATGGTAAACTGTTTTAACAG AGAAGGCAACAGTATGGAGGTTCAAGTAGATATTGAATCAAAGCCATCCAAATTCAGGCACAACAGTGGAAGCAGTAGTGTGGAGGATGGCAGTGCAGCCCGAAGTCATCCTGGTGGCTCATCCAGTGGCCTGCATGAAGGTAAATCCAGTGCCACCAAGTGGTCCAAAGAAGCAACAgcaggaaagaaatcaaaaagtGGTAAATTGAGAAAAAAGGGTAACATGAAGATAAATGAGACCAGAGAGGACATGGATGCCCAATTGTTAGAACAGCAAAGCACGAACTCAAGTGAATTTGAGGCTCCGTCCCTCAGTGACAGTATGCCATCAGTAGCGGATTCCCACTCTAGTCATTTCTCTGAATTTAGCTGTTCTGACCTAGAAAGCATGAAAACTTCTTGTAGTCATGGTTCCACTGATTATCACGCCCGCTTTGCTGCTGTTAGCATTCTTCCTGAGGTGGAAAGTGACCGTCTGGAAAATTCCCCGCATCAGCGTAGCGCTTCTGTGCTTGCTTCCGTGCTTGCCCACTCGGAAGTCCCGCAGTCGAATCACATTGCTGAAGAGCATGGTGACGGTGGAATAAAACCCAGTGTTGATTTGTATCTTGGTAATGcactgaaagaaacaaataacaacCACTCACATCAGACGATGGAATTAAAAGTTGCGATTCAGACTGAGATTTAG
- the RNF19A gene encoding E3 ubiquitin-protein ligase RNF19A isoform X3: MNDGSCNHMTCAVCGCEFCWLCMKEISDLHYLSPSGCTFWGKKPWSRKKKILWQLGTLVGAPVGIALIAGIAIPAMIIGIPVYVGRKIHNRYEGKDVSKHKRNLAIAGGVTLSVIVSPVVAAVTVGIGVPIMLAYVYGVVPISLCRSGGCGVSAGNGKGVRIEFDDENDINVGGTNTAVDTTSVAEARHNPSIGEGSVGGLTGSLSASGSHMDRIGAIRDNLSETASTMALAGASITGSLSGSAMVNCFNRLEVQADVQKERYSLSGESGTVSLGTVSDNASTKAMAGSILNSYIPLDKEGNSMEVQVDIESKPSKFRHNSGSSSVEDGSAARSHPGGSSSGLHEGKSSATKWSKEATAGKKSKSGKLRKKGNMKINETREDMDAQLLEQQSTNSSEFEAPSLSDSMPSVADSHSSHFSEFSCSDLESMKTSCSHGSTDYHARFAAVSILPEVESDRLENSPHQRSASVLASVLAHSEVPQSNHIAEEHGDGGIKPSVDLYLGNALKETNNNHSHQTMELKVAIQTEI, translated from the exons ATGAATGATGGGAGCTGTAATCACATGACATGTGCTGTCTGTGGTTGTGAGTTTTGTTGGTTGTGTATGAAAGAGATCTCAGATTTACATTACCTAAG tcCATCGGGATGTACTTTTTGGGGGAAGAAACCCTGGAGCCgaaagaagaaaatactgtgGCAGCTGGGAACACTTGTTGGTGCTCCTGTAGGAATTGCTTTAATAGCTGGCATTGCTATCCCTGCAATGATTATTGGCATTCCTGTGTATGTGGGCCGTAAG attcaCAATCGATATGAAGGCAAGGATGTTTCAAAACACAAGCGGAATCTGGCCATAGCAGGTGGTGTAACATTGTCTGTAATTGTATCTCCAGTTGTAGCTGCAGTAACTGTAG gGATTGGTGTTCCTATTATGTTAGCTTACGTCTACGGCGTTGTTCCAATTTCTCTCTGCCGAAGTGGAGGTTGTGGAGTCTCAGCAGGGAATGGAAAAGGAGTCAGGATTGAatttgatgatgaaaatgatataaatgtTGGTGGAACTAACACGGCTGTAG ACACAACTTCAGTAGCAGAAGCAAGACACAACCCTAGCATAGGGGAGGGAAGTGTTGGTGGTCTGACTGGCAGTTTGAGTGCAAGCGGCAGCCACATGGATCGAATAGGAGCCATCCGGGACAACCTGAGTGAGACGGCCAGCACCATGGCACTGGCTGGAGCCAGTATAACGGGGAGTCTGTCAGGAAGTGCCATGGTAAACTGTTTTAACAG GCTGGAAGTACAAGCAGATGTACAGAAAGAACGGTACAGTCTAAGTGGAGAGTCTGGCACAGTCAGTCTGGGGACAGTTAGTGACAACGCCAGCACCAAGGCCATGGCAGGGTCCATTCTGAATTCCTACATCCCACTGGACAA AGAAGGCAACAGTATGGAGGTTCAAGTAGATATTGAATCAAAGCCATCCAAATTCAGGCACAACAGTGGAAGCAGTAGTGTGGAGGATGGCAGTGCAGCCCGAAGTCATCCTGGTGGCTCATCCAGTGGCCTGCATGAAGGTAAATCCAGTGCCACCAAGTGGTCCAAAGAAGCAACAgcaggaaagaaatcaaaaagtGGTAAATTGAGAAAAAAGGGTAACATGAAGATAAATGAGACCAGAGAGGACATGGATGCCCAATTGTTAGAACAGCAAAGCACGAACTCAAGTGAATTTGAGGCTCCGTCCCTCAGTGACAGTATGCCATCAGTAGCGGATTCCCACTCTAGTCATTTCTCTGAATTTAGCTGTTCTGACCTAGAAAGCATGAAAACTTCTTGTAGTCATGGTTCCACTGATTATCACGCCCGCTTTGCTGCTGTTAGCATTCTTCCTGAGGTGGAAAGTGACCGTCTGGAAAATTCCCCGCATCAGCGTAGCGCTTCTGTGCTTGCTTCCGTGCTTGCCCACTCGGAAGTCCCGCAGTCGAATCACATTGCTGAAGAGCATGGTGACGGTGGAATAAAACCCAGTGTTGATTTGTATCTTGGTAATGcactgaaagaaacaaataacaacCACTCACATCAGACGATGGAATTAAAAGTTGCGATTCAGACTGAGATTTAG
- the RNF19A gene encoding E3 ubiquitin-protein ligase RNF19A isoform X1, whose translation MQEQEISFISKYNEGLCVNTDPDSILMSILDMSLHRQMGSDRDLQSSASSVSLPSVKKAPKKRRISIGSLFRRKKDNKRKSRELNGGVDGIASIESIHSEMCTDKNSIFSTNTSSDNGLTSISKQIGDFIECPLCLLRHSKDRFPEIMTCHHRSCVDCLRQYLRIEISESRVNISCPECTERFNPHDIRLILSDDVLMEKYEEFMLRRWLVADPDCRWCPAPDCGYAVIAFGCASCPKLTCGREGCGTEFCYHCKQIWHPNQTCDAARQERAQSLRLRTIRSSSISYSQESGAAADDIKPCPRCAAYIIKMNDGSCNHMTCAVCGCEFCWLCMKEISDLHYLSPSGCTFWGKKPWSRKKKILWQLGTLVGAPVGIALIAGIAIPAMIIGIPVYVGRKIHNRYEGKDVSKHKRNLAIAGGVTLSVIVSPVVAAVTVGIGVPIMLAYVYGVVPISLCRSGGCGVSAGNGKGVRIEFDDENDINVGGTNTAVDTTSVAEARHNPSIGEGSVGGLTGSLSASGSHMDRIGAIRDNLSETASTMALAGASITGSLSGSAMVNCFNRLEVQADVQKERYSLSGESGTVSLGTVSDNASTKAMAGSILNSYIPLDKEGNSMEVQVDIESKPSKFRHNSGSSSVEDGSAARSHPGGSSSGLHEGKSSATKWSKEATAGKKSKSGKLRKKGNMKINETREDMDAQLLEQQSTNSSEFEAPSLSDSMPSVADSHSSHFSEFSCSDLESMKTSCSHGSTDYHARFAAVSILPEVESDRLENSPHQRSASVLASVLAHSEVPQSNHIAEEHGDGGIKPSVDLYLGNALKETNNNHSHQTMELKVAIQTEI comes from the exons ATGCAAGAACAAGAAATAAGTTTTATCTCTAAATATAATGAAGGGCTGTGTGTAAACACAGACCCTGACTCAATTCTAATGAGTATTTTAGACATGAGTTTACATCGGCAAATGGGTTCAGATCGAGATCTTCAATCTTCTGCTTCATCTGTGAGCTTGCCTTCAGTCAAAAAGGCacccaaaaaaagaagaatttcaatAGGCTCTCTGTTTCGGAGGAAAAAGGATAACAAACGTAAATCAAGGGAGCTAAATGGCGGGGTGGATGGAATTGCAAGTATTGAAAGTATACATTCTGAAATGTGTACTGATAAGAACTCCATTTTCTCTACAAATACCTCCTCTGACAATGGATTAACTTCCATCAGCAAACAAATTGGAGACTTTATTGAGTGCCCCTTGTGCCTTTTGCGGCATTCTAAAGACAGATTTCCTGAGATAATGACTTGTCATCATAGATCTTGTGTGGATTGCTTACGACAATATCTAAGGATAGAAATTTCTGAAAGTAGAGTTAATATCAGTTGCCCAGAATGTACTGAACGATTTAATCCCCATGATATTCGCTTGATATTAAGTGATGATGTCTTGatggaaaaatatgaagaatTTATGCTAAGACGGTGGCTCGTTGCAGATCCTGATTGTAGGTGGTGTCCAGCTCCAGACTGTGG GTATGCTGTGATAGCATTTGGATGTGCTAGCTGTCCAAAATTAACTTGTGGGCGAGAAGGCTGTGGAACAGAGTTTTGCTACCATTGTAAACAGATTTGGCACCCCAATCAGACCTGTGATGCTGCTCGACAGGAGAGAGCCCAGAGTTTACGTCTGAGAACTATACGTTCTTCCTCTATCAGTTATAGTCAAGAGTCTGGAGCAGCAG CTGATGATATAAAGCCATGTCCACGATGTGCTGCTTACATAATAAAGATGAATGATGGGAGCTGTAATCACATGACATGTGCTGTCTGTGGTTGTGAGTTTTGTTGGTTGTGTATGAAAGAGATCTCAGATTTACATTACCTAAG tcCATCGGGATGTACTTTTTGGGGGAAGAAACCCTGGAGCCgaaagaagaaaatactgtgGCAGCTGGGAACACTTGTTGGTGCTCCTGTAGGAATTGCTTTAATAGCTGGCATTGCTATCCCTGCAATGATTATTGGCATTCCTGTGTATGTGGGCCGTAAG attcaCAATCGATATGAAGGCAAGGATGTTTCAAAACACAAGCGGAATCTGGCCATAGCAGGTGGTGTAACATTGTCTGTAATTGTATCTCCAGTTGTAGCTGCAGTAACTGTAG gGATTGGTGTTCCTATTATGTTAGCTTACGTCTACGGCGTTGTTCCAATTTCTCTCTGCCGAAGTGGAGGTTGTGGAGTCTCAGCAGGGAATGGAAAAGGAGTCAGGATTGAatttgatgatgaaaatgatataaatgtTGGTGGAACTAACACGGCTGTAG ACACAACTTCAGTAGCAGAAGCAAGACACAACCCTAGCATAGGGGAGGGAAGTGTTGGTGGTCTGACTGGCAGTTTGAGTGCAAGCGGCAGCCACATGGATCGAATAGGAGCCATCCGGGACAACCTGAGTGAGACGGCCAGCACCATGGCACTGGCTGGAGCCAGTATAACGGGGAGTCTGTCAGGAAGTGCCATGGTAAACTGTTTTAACAG GCTGGAAGTACAAGCAGATGTACAGAAAGAACGGTACAGTCTAAGTGGAGAGTCTGGCACAGTCAGTCTGGGGACAGTTAGTGACAACGCCAGCACCAAGGCCATGGCAGGGTCCATTCTGAATTCCTACATCCCACTGGACAA AGAAGGCAACAGTATGGAGGTTCAAGTAGATATTGAATCAAAGCCATCCAAATTCAGGCACAACAGTGGAAGCAGTAGTGTGGAGGATGGCAGTGCAGCCCGAAGTCATCCTGGTGGCTCATCCAGTGGCCTGCATGAAGGTAAATCCAGTGCCACCAAGTGGTCCAAAGAAGCAACAgcaggaaagaaatcaaaaagtGGTAAATTGAGAAAAAAGGGTAACATGAAGATAAATGAGACCAGAGAGGACATGGATGCCCAATTGTTAGAACAGCAAAGCACGAACTCAAGTGAATTTGAGGCTCCGTCCCTCAGTGACAGTATGCCATCAGTAGCGGATTCCCACTCTAGTCATTTCTCTGAATTTAGCTGTTCTGACCTAGAAAGCATGAAAACTTCTTGTAGTCATGGTTCCACTGATTATCACGCCCGCTTTGCTGCTGTTAGCATTCTTCCTGAGGTGGAAAGTGACCGTCTGGAAAATTCCCCGCATCAGCGTAGCGCTTCTGTGCTTGCTTCCGTGCTTGCCCACTCGGAAGTCCCGCAGTCGAATCACATTGCTGAAGAGCATGGTGACGGTGGAATAAAACCCAGTGTTGATTTGTATCTTGGTAATGcactgaaagaaacaaataacaacCACTCACATCAGACGATGGAATTAAAAGTTGCGATTCAGACTGAGATTTAG